One genomic segment of Acidobacteriota bacterium includes these proteins:
- a CDS encoding LON peptidase substrate-binding domain-containing protein, which translates to MLSAVLPIFPLPNAVLFPGVFLPLHIFETRYREMVADVLAGDRLIGMVLLKPGWDREPTESPSVFSIGCAGLISHVEQMDDGRYNIVLRGIERFRIVDEEVERSYRLARVDYLVDTMTTVDREALRRQRHKLERLLTVSTEAPDHPFPSSLSDEEVINALAQYVDLEPIERQALLECDTVSSRSDALAELLEMKAMAQSAPPGRGLLH; encoded by the coding sequence ATGCTTTCTGCCGTGCTTCCGATCTTCCCGCTCCCAAACGCCGTGCTGTTCCCCGGCGTGTTCCTGCCGCTCCACATCTTCGAAACGCGGTATCGCGAGATGGTCGCCGACGTGTTGGCAGGTGACCGGTTGATTGGCATGGTGCTGCTCAAGCCAGGATGGGACCGCGAACCGACCGAGTCCCCGTCGGTCTTCTCGATTGGCTGTGCCGGCCTCATCAGCCATGTCGAACAGATGGACGATGGCCGGTACAACATCGTGCTCCGCGGCATCGAGCGCTTTCGCATCGTGGATGAGGAAGTCGAGCGCTCGTATCGGCTGGCCCGGGTCGACTACCTGGTGGACACGATGACGACGGTCGATCGCGAGGCACTTCGGCGGCAGCGCCATAAGCTCGAACGGCTGCTGACGGTGTCGACCGAAGCCCCCGACCATCCCTTCCCGTCCAGTCTGTCGGACGAAGAGGTGATCAACGCGCTCGCGCAATACGTGGACCTCGAACCGATCGAGCGTCAGGCGCTCCTCGAGTGCGACACCGTGTCGAGCCGGTCCGACGCGCTCGCCGAGCTGCTCGAGATGAAGGCCATGGCCCAATCAGCGCCGCCGGGGCGTGGCCTGCTCCACTGA